One window of Gemmatimonas sp. UBA7669 genomic DNA carries:
- a CDS encoding serine hydrolase domain-containing protein, which translates to MFRTPLAVAALLLPSIALAQTPATTRGVAASPTTARRGLSATEEAALDVIFRKAYPANAPGATVLIARGDAVLYRKAFGMADIELRVPMRPENVLQLASITKQFTSVAILMLMEQGKLNLQDPLSKYVAGFTRGDEITVHHLLNHSSGLTSYTNLHAFREKTREDLTPTQIAEYVKPLPLEFAPGSQYAYSNTGYLLLGMIIEQLSGMPYGDFIQKRIFEPLGMAHSTYASNYAIVPNRASGYQLFEGAFEKPDYLSPSIAYAAGSLLSTVDDMLRWNRAVRQNTLISEGSKQLAWTNHRLSDGRFSNYGYGWAINELAGAGTVEHTGGINGYATSGVYVPSRDVYAIVLTNRDDGSGPESNNLRAVSQVLGAPVVEKAALVLNESQLKRWVGTYRFDDVVRIVTFENGSLYSAREGGRPIRLVPLSEHRFRFENRLSTYDFAVVDGQRQARYTDRIIKTVGKAAGEAPVPE; encoded by the coding sequence ATGTTTCGCACACCACTGGCCGTTGCCGCCCTGCTGCTTCCGTCGATCGCACTCGCACAAACGCCCGCCACCACACGCGGCGTCGCCGCCTCACCGACGACGGCACGCCGAGGCCTTTCCGCAACGGAGGAAGCGGCGCTTGATGTCATCTTTCGCAAGGCCTATCCGGCCAATGCTCCGGGTGCGACCGTCCTTATTGCGCGTGGTGATGCCGTGCTCTATCGCAAAGCCTTCGGCATGGCGGACATTGAGCTGCGTGTACCCATGAGACCAGAGAACGTGCTGCAGTTGGCCTCCATCACGAAGCAGTTCACCAGTGTCGCGATCCTGATGCTGATGGAGCAGGGCAAGCTCAATCTGCAGGATCCGCTCTCCAAGTACGTTGCGGGGTTCACCCGTGGCGATGAAATCACGGTGCATCATCTGCTCAACCATTCCTCAGGGCTGACGAGCTACACCAACCTTCACGCCTTCCGCGAGAAGACGCGGGAAGACCTGACGCCCACGCAGATTGCCGAGTATGTGAAACCGTTGCCGCTGGAGTTCGCGCCCGGATCGCAGTACGCGTACAGCAACACGGGCTATCTGCTGCTGGGCATGATCATCGAGCAGCTGTCCGGCATGCCGTACGGTGACTTCATCCAGAAGCGCATCTTCGAACCGCTCGGCATGGCACATTCGACGTACGCAAGCAACTATGCCATCGTACCGAACCGGGCCAGCGGCTATCAGCTGTTCGAGGGCGCGTTCGAGAAGCCGGACTACCTGAGCCCCAGCATTGCCTACGCGGCCGGCTCGCTGCTCTCCACCGTTGACGACATGCTGCGTTGGAATCGTGCCGTCAGACAGAACACGCTCATCTCCGAGGGCAGCAAACAGCTGGCTTGGACCAATCATCGGCTGAGCGACGGCCGCTTCAGCAACTACGGGTACGGTTGGGCCATCAACGAGCTGGCTGGCGCCGGCACCGTGGAGCACACGGGCGGAATCAACGGATACGCCACGTCGGGCGTCTACGTGCCGAGTCGTGATGTGTACGCCATCGTGCTCACCAACCGTGATGATGGCAGCGGTCCGGAGTCCAACAATCTGCGTGCGGTGTCGCAGGTGCTGGGTGCGCCCGTCGTGGAGAAGGCTGCCCTGGTGCTCAACGAGTCACAGTTGAAGCGCTGGGTGGGTACGTATCGCTTTGACGACGTGGTAAGGATCGTGACCTTTGAGAACGGGTCGCTGTACAGCGCGCGTGAAGGCGGTCGGCCCATCAGGCTTGTGCCACTGTCGGAGCATCGCTTCCGCTTCGAGAATCGCCTCTCCACTTACGACTTCGCGGTCGTGGATGGCCAACGTCAGGCGCGCTACACGGACCGCATCATCAAGACCGTTGGTAAGGCCGCAGGCGAAGCGCCTGTTCCAGAATAG
- a CDS encoding carboxypeptidase-like regulatory domain-containing protein, translating to MPLCTTRLPATPHVALALLLLARPTGLTAQATGGEAATGTLSGMVLTDVGEKPIANAEVRLSGSTRAVRSDSAGRFELSGLPTGMQRFEVRAIGFQPLRQSLVIPAGRSMDVDLLLVAEVQQLNTVRVGAEPGVGVRKPWLSGFEERRSYGIGSFLTETELEKQDPSRWASAVAQHVPGLQLVSYNGRASFGINRGLISFNNMPRGDRMDQSQGAPRSCYVQVIIDDVVRYASRVDEPLFDVSSIDPGTVAAVEFYSVSQLPARFNRGGNAPCGTLVIWRK from the coding sequence ATGCCTCTCTGCACGACGCGACTGCCTGCCACGCCGCATGTGGCACTTGCCCTGTTGTTGCTGGCACGGCCCACTGGCTTGACGGCCCAGGCAACGGGTGGCGAAGCGGCCACCGGCACGCTGTCAGGCATGGTGCTGACCGATGTGGGCGAGAAGCCCATCGCAAATGCCGAGGTACGACTCAGCGGCAGCACGCGCGCGGTGCGCAGCGACTCGGCCGGTCGCTTTGAACTCAGTGGCCTGCCCACGGGCATGCAGCGTTTCGAAGTGCGGGCCATCGGCTTTCAACCTTTGCGTCAGTCCCTGGTAATTCCCGCCGGCCGCAGCATGGATGTCGACCTGCTGTTGGTAGCCGAGGTCCAGCAGTTGAACACCGTGCGCGTGGGCGCCGAGCCCGGCGTGGGGGTGCGCAAGCCCTGGTTGAGTGGTTTCGAGGAGCGCCGCAGCTATGGCATTGGCAGCTTCCTCACTGAGACCGAGCTGGAGAAGCAGGACCCCAGTCGCTGGGCAAGCGCGGTCGCGCAACATGTGCCCGGCCTGCAGCTGGTGAGTTACAACGGCCGCGCGTCCTTCGGCATCAATCGTGGGCTCATCAGCTTCAACAACATGCCGCGTGGTGATCGCATGGATCAGTCACAGGGCGCGCCGCGCAGTTGCTACGTGCAGGTCATCATCGACGATGTCGTGCGCTACGCCAGCCGGGTGGACGAGCCGCTGTTCGACGTCAGCAGCATTGATCCGGGCACGGTGGCGGCGGTGGAGTTCTACAGCGTGAGTCAGTTGCCTGCGCGGTTCAATCGCGGGGGCAACGCGCCGTGTGGGACGCTGGTCATCTGGAGAAAGTAG
- a CDS encoding DUF6933 domain-containing protein has protein sequence MLILRCTKPLLAKLAKHIPSASGESTASTTRLGDWYAKHLNIGRHRLILSTNEETFLSVVVPAKDMPALPARINEAVGHVLRFIGVPELTVENELREMHEVRVGPTASRRVLGYMNDHAYQVEAMVDYGGGTFDLANLAERLSTVPCGTMDFKSPARLARELLGVHE, from the coding sequence ATGCTCATCCTGAGATGCACCAAACCGCTGCTCGCAAAGCTCGCGAAGCACATACCATCCGCGAGCGGTGAGAGCACGGCTTCGACCACCCGTCTGGGCGACTGGTACGCGAAACATCTGAATATCGGGCGTCATCGCCTGATACTCAGCACCAACGAGGAGACGTTCCTCTCGGTCGTCGTGCCCGCCAAGGATATGCCGGCCTTACCCGCACGCATCAACGAGGCCGTCGGTCACGTCCTCCGTTTCATCGGTGTGCCAGAATTGACGGTTGAGAATGAGCTGCGCGAGATGCACGAGGTACGCGTTGGCCCCACCGCATCACGTCGGGTCCTCGGCTACATGAATGACCACGCCTATCAGGTTGAGGCCATGGTGGACTATGGCGGAGGTACGTTCGATCTGGCAAACTTGGCCGAGCGACTGTCCACCGTCCCGTGCGGGACGATGGACTTCAAGTCGCCGGCCAGACTTGCGCGGGAACTATTGGGCGTGCATGAGTAG
- a CDS encoding protein kinase domain-containing protein, giving the protein MTSAELTPGQTFGGYRIQHLLGRGGMGAVYAAEQIEDGRLVAVKVLAAGLERAEDRERFLREGRTAASVNHPNTVYVYRTEEIDGRPTIAMELVEGGTLEQKVEVQGPLSVIDAIDDTLQLIDGLEAAHRRGILHRDIKPANCFIGSDGTIKVGDFGLSRPVESVEQGRLTQTGLFLGTPVFSSPEQLLGEALDVRADIYAVGATLYYLLTGKLPFDADNAVKLIAVVMSGAPTPLVQYRRDVPPGLAAIVMKCLARNRDERFADYGALRAALLACRPIEHTPAPIVRRLAAGVIDNYLISTLTLPILGLLRPLGVNVALTVDDPRYAVVQALSAVPFEILIYAILEGLTGWTPAKRLLGLRTVRADGAVPGIARAALRGLFVVAPGLLAVLASLPLAMDKTAGAVVVMTISIGGLLLLFARARKANGWLAEHDRISGTRVVTEQSTVARDRALGGEVQMLPLHHAMSGRVGAYEVSGAIDADGMVLLASDGALQRPVWIVRRPPGSAPLSDAERQASRTTCARWIGGRRSADEAWDAYAAVSGAPLATRLVPGVSWGAVHAWLTDLLDELRARRDAGLPVTGLSAADVLITDDGHAVVLPFRVGHGTMEDSTASHDAATHDAAVHVREAATGDAGPLPASVARLLQQTLRTALADWPLRARSLLTAMEDPASRLDALYAALTAAGANRPPLTAQRRLLLAVATTAPMLGMGFVSSYGAVVVAPRDADLDRLQPLVDWLDDSASRAPDQRDARELVGVYIAGHLGEAVTRHREGRDSAVVRTAGIAKREWALADSVVRANPIVSATRLAEADRLVDSTWKGRPPGVLNVRWLIALFTAAAVSGLGAVFALIAAMTVRRGMVLRVMGLELVTAAGSPAGRLRLTVRQVVTWTPWMLLMVGSIARLTARSTPAWTMPVLLLGIVLAVIAILLAVRTPARGLAERLSGTRLVPE; this is encoded by the coding sequence GTGACGAGCGCGGAACTCACCCCCGGTCAGACCTTCGGCGGCTATCGCATCCAACATCTGCTGGGTCGCGGCGGCATGGGCGCCGTGTACGCAGCCGAGCAGATCGAGGACGGGCGCCTCGTGGCCGTCAAGGTGCTTGCGGCCGGGCTTGAGCGCGCCGAGGATCGCGAGCGCTTTCTGCGCGAGGGGCGCACGGCCGCGTCGGTGAATCATCCCAACACCGTCTACGTCTATCGCACCGAGGAAATCGACGGGCGGCCGACCATTGCCATGGAGCTGGTCGAGGGGGGCACGCTCGAGCAGAAGGTCGAGGTACAGGGTCCGCTGTCGGTGATTGACGCCATCGACGACACCTTGCAGCTCATTGACGGACTCGAGGCGGCGCATCGGCGCGGCATCCTGCATCGCGACATCAAACCGGCCAACTGCTTCATCGGCAGCGACGGCACGATCAAGGTCGGCGATTTCGGCCTGTCCCGCCCGGTCGAGAGTGTCGAACAGGGGCGGCTGACGCAGACCGGGCTCTTTCTCGGCACGCCCGTCTTCTCCTCGCCCGAGCAGCTTCTGGGTGAGGCGCTCGATGTGCGCGCCGATATCTATGCGGTGGGCGCGACCTTGTACTACCTGCTCACCGGCAAGCTGCCCTTCGATGCGGACAACGCCGTCAAGCTGATTGCGGTGGTCATGAGCGGCGCCCCCACGCCGCTTGTGCAGTATCGCCGCGATGTGCCGCCGGGACTGGCCGCCATCGTGATGAAGTGTCTGGCGCGCAATCGCGACGAACGGTTCGCCGACTACGGCGCCCTGCGCGCTGCGCTGTTGGCCTGCCGACCCATCGAGCACACGCCGGCCCCCATCGTGCGGCGATTGGCCGCCGGCGTCATCGACAACTATCTCATCAGCACGCTCACACTGCCGATTCTCGGATTGCTTCGGCCCCTCGGCGTGAATGTTGCGCTCACGGTTGACGATCCGCGCTATGCGGTGGTGCAGGCCCTGTCCGCCGTGCCGTTCGAGATCCTCATCTACGCGATTCTCGAAGGGCTTACCGGCTGGACCCCCGCGAAGCGCTTGCTGGGTCTGCGCACGGTTCGCGCGGACGGTGCTGTGCCCGGTATCGCGCGCGCAGCGCTCCGTGGGCTCTTTGTCGTTGCGCCGGGCCTGCTTGCGGTGCTCGCGAGTCTGCCGCTGGCGATGGACAAGACCGCTGGTGCCGTCGTCGTGATGACCATCAGCATCGGCGGCCTGCTGCTGCTCTTTGCGCGTGCGCGGAAGGCCAACGGCTGGTTGGCGGAGCATGACCGCATCTCCGGTACGCGTGTGGTGACCGAACAGTCCACGGTGGCGCGCGACCGGGCGCTCGGTGGCGAGGTGCAGATGCTGCCGCTTCACCATGCGATGAGTGGTCGCGTTGGGGCCTACGAGGTTTCGGGCGCAATCGACGCCGACGGCATGGTGTTGTTGGCGAGTGACGGTGCCCTGCAGCGCCCTGTATGGATCGTGCGGCGCCCCCCTGGCAGCGCACCACTCTCCGACGCTGAGCGCCAGGCCAGCCGCACGACCTGCGCGCGCTGGATTGGCGGACGCCGCAGCGCCGATGAGGCCTGGGATGCCTACGCCGCTGTGAGCGGCGCGCCGTTGGCCACCCGTCTCGTTCCGGGCGTATCATGGGGGGCCGTGCACGCCTGGCTCACCGATCTGCTCGACGAACTGCGGGCCCGGCGGGACGCCGGACTTCCCGTGACTGGCCTGTCGGCGGCCGATGTACTCATCACCGATGACGGGCACGCCGTGGTGCTGCCGTTTCGCGTCGGACACGGCACGATGGAGGACAGCACCGCGAGTCACGATGCCGCGACGCACGATGCCGCGGTGCACGTTCGCGAGGCGGCCACCGGGGATGCCGGGCCACTCCCTGCCAGTGTGGCCCGACTGCTGCAACAGACCCTCCGGACGGCGCTCGCGGATTGGCCACTGCGAGCGCGATCTCTGCTGACAGCCATGGAGGACCCCGCGTCGCGACTTGATGCGCTGTATGCTGCGCTCACCGCGGCCGGTGCGAACCGTCCCCCACTCACCGCACAGCGTCGCCTGCTGCTTGCCGTCGCCACGACCGCGCCAATGCTGGGCATGGGCTTCGTGTCGTCCTATGGCGCCGTGGTGGTGGCGCCACGCGATGCGGACCTTGATCGACTGCAACCACTGGTGGACTGGCTTGATGATTCCGCGAGTCGAGCCCCAGACCAGCGTGACGCGCGCGAGTTGGTTGGCGTGTATATCGCGGGCCATCTTGGCGAAGCGGTGACGCGTCACCGCGAAGGCCGCGACTCGGCTGTCGTGAGAACCGCAGGCATCGCCAAACGCGAGTGGGCACTGGCGGATTCGGTCGTGCGCGCCAATCCCATCGTGAGTGCCACGCGGCTCGCCGAGGCCGACCGGCTCGTTGACTCGACCTGGAAGGGTCGTCCGCCCGGCGTACTGAACGTGCGGTGGCTCATTGCCCTCTTCACTGCCGCCGCGGTGTCCGGGCTCGGCGCGGTGTTCGCGCTGATCGCGGCGATGACGGTGCGCCGCGGCATGGTCCTGCGAGTGATGGGACTGGAACTGGTCACTGCCGCCGGCAGCCCGGCCGGTCGGTTGCGATTGACCGTACGACAAGTGGTGACCTGGACGCCCTGGATGCTGCTGATGGTCGGCAGCATCGCGAGGCTGACTGCCCGCAGCACGCCCGCGTGGACGATGCCCGTGCTGTTGCTCGGCATCGTGCTGGCGGTGATCGCGATTTTGCTGGCGGTGCGTACACCGGCACGCGGTCTGGCGGAGCGGCTTTCGGGCACGCGCCTGGTGCCGGAGTAG
- a CDS encoding cupin domain-containing protein, whose product MNGYTYPHTIENGAGERLTFLRLVPGRTGDRLEVENVVKPGEGPPMHTHHRQVEALTVEEGRIGYQRLGEAPQYAGPGETVVFKAGEAHKFWSAGDVDLRCTGYIEPADNVEYFLTALFESQRQHGGGRPGPLDAAYLVRRYRSEFSMAEIPAMVQRFVFPVLVLIGTMLGRYRKYADAPEPIPR is encoded by the coding sequence ATGAACGGCTATACGTACCCCCACACCATCGAGAACGGTGCCGGTGAGCGACTCACCTTTCTTCGCCTTGTTCCGGGCCGAACCGGCGACCGCCTGGAGGTCGAGAATGTGGTGAAGCCCGGTGAAGGACCGCCGATGCACACCCACCATCGTCAGGTGGAGGCGCTCACTGTTGAGGAGGGACGCATCGGCTACCAGCGACTCGGTGAGGCGCCGCAGTACGCCGGTCCCGGCGAGACGGTGGTGTTCAAGGCCGGCGAAGCGCACAAGTTCTGGAGCGCCGGCGACGTGGATTTGCGGTGTACCGGCTATATCGAGCCGGCTGACAACGTGGAGTACTTTCTCACGGCCTTGTTCGAGTCGCAGCGTCAACATGGCGGCGGTCGTCCAGGCCCACTCGATGCAGCCTATCTCGTGAGGCGATATCGCTCCGAGTTCAGCATGGCGGAGATCCCGGCAATGGTTCAGCGGTTCGTCTTTCCCGTGCTGGTGCTGATCGGAACCATGCTGGGCAGGTACCGGAAGTACGCTGACGCGCCGGAACCCATTCCGCGCTGA
- a CDS encoding S41 family peptidase — translation MEAGPGRLVPAYDGETATILRVTPLGGPWMVAVLTAGGTVSAADVIVLMVLRSTRATTIGERTAGALDYQSTAIIGLGTGDRRVWI, via the coding sequence ATGGAAGCAGGTCCCGGCAGGCTGGTGCCCGCCTATGACGGCGAAACAGCCACCATACTACGCGTGACACCGCTCGGCGGACCGTGGATGGTCGCAGTACTCACCGCCGGTGGCACGGTGAGCGCCGCTGATGTGATCGTACTCATGGTACTCCGCAGCACTCGCGCCACGACGATTGGCGAACGAACCGCCGGCGCTCTCGACTACCAGAGCACCGCCATCATCGGACTCGGTACGGGCGACCGCCGCGTCTGGATCTGA